In one Brevibacillus composti genomic region, the following are encoded:
- the motB gene encoding flagellar motor protein MotB produces the protein MAKRSKRHGNHEEHMDESWLIPYADLLTLLLALFIVLFASSKMDAKKFDQMVRSFDVALNGGIGVFNQPSPVPLDPSLPQQTLHMGKEDDDRELTEEEKKLEEAFRKETEDLKKLQGRLEEYIEANNLQDKLQTQLTDEGLLITILDNALFDSGRADLKPEARKLAAEMAAMLVPHPKKVTVTGHTDNVPINRPDFPSNWDLSVKRSVNFLKVLLENSQLDPAKFSATGVGEYHPVASNATPEGRAKNRRVEVAILRDLTTPPKGVSAETKP, from the coding sequence ATGGCTAAACGCTCAAAACGTCATGGCAATCACGAAGAGCATATGGATGAATCCTGGCTGATCCCTTACGCGGACCTGCTCACGCTTTTGCTCGCGCTCTTTATTGTGCTGTTTGCCTCGAGCAAGATGGACGCCAAGAAGTTCGACCAGATGGTTCGTTCTTTTGACGTGGCGTTAAACGGAGGGATCGGGGTGTTTAACCAGCCGAGTCCGGTGCCGCTGGACCCCTCCCTGCCGCAGCAGACGCTCCATATGGGCAAAGAAGACGATGATCGGGAATTGACAGAAGAGGAAAAGAAGCTGGAAGAGGCGTTCCGCAAAGAGACGGAAGATCTGAAGAAGCTGCAGGGACGGCTGGAAGAGTATATTGAGGCCAATAATCTGCAGGACAAGCTGCAGACACAGCTGACCGACGAGGGATTGCTGATCACCATCCTGGACAATGCCTTGTTCGACTCCGGCAGGGCGGACCTGAAGCCGGAAGCGCGCAAGCTGGCTGCGGAGATGGCCGCGATGCTGGTGCCCCATCCGAAAAAGGTAACGGTCACCGGCCATACGGACAATGTTCCGATCAACCGGCCCGACTTCCCGTCCAACTGGGATCTGAGCGTAAAGCGCTCGGTCAACTTCCTGAAAGTCCTGCTGGAGAACTCCCAATTGGACCCGGCCAAATTCAGCGCAACCGGGGTAGGCGAGTACCATCCGGTCGCATCTAACGCGACGCCGGAAGGCCGAGCCAAAAACCGCCGGGTGGAAGTCGCGATTCTGCGCGATCTGACAACCCCGCCCAAGGGTGTTTCGGCGGAGACGAAGCCGTAA